The Streptomyces sp. Mut1 genome window below encodes:
- a CDS encoding SDR family oxidoreductase, with protein MSSPDPQVRAARNLADPSLEKKPENTSVPGRPRSRGPVVAVTGAAKGVGELLTARLAASDEIKQVIAIDERRGDVSDATWHLLDVRDPAIAEKLRGADVVVHLALDLDLETDPAARTAYNVRGTQTVLTAAAAVGVHRVVLCTSAMVYGALPDNDLPLAEDAELRATAEATGVGDLLEIERLGRRAPRAHPGLQVTVVRPTVLVGGTDTALTRYFESPRLLVVAGSRPAWQFCHVDDLVTALEYAALEKIDGEFAVGCDGWLEQAEVEELSGVRRMELPSAVALGAAARLHRIGLTPSPAGDLAYTMHPWVVSVSRLHDAGWRPSWTNEEVLAALLEEVEGRHTVAGRRLGRKDATAAGAAGATVALLGTAALVRRARKARRRI; from the coding sequence GTGAGTTCCCCAGATCCGCAGGTTCGCGCAGCGCGAAACCTGGCCGACCCATCGCTAGAGAAGAAGCCCGAGAACACGTCCGTCCCCGGCCGCCCAAGAAGCCGCGGCCCCGTCGTGGCCGTCACCGGAGCCGCGAAGGGCGTCGGTGAGCTCCTCACCGCGCGCCTCGCGGCCTCCGACGAGATCAAACAGGTCATCGCCATCGACGAGCGCCGGGGCGATGTCTCCGACGCGACCTGGCACCTCCTCGACGTACGCGACCCGGCCATCGCCGAGAAGCTGCGCGGCGCGGACGTCGTGGTGCACCTGGCCCTCGACCTCGACCTGGAGACCGACCCCGCCGCGCGCACCGCCTACAACGTGCGGGGAACCCAGACCGTGCTGACCGCCGCCGCGGCCGTCGGCGTGCACCGCGTCGTCCTGTGCACCTCCGCGATGGTCTACGGAGCGCTGCCCGACAACGACCTCCCGCTCGCCGAGGACGCCGAGCTGCGGGCCACCGCCGAGGCCACCGGCGTGGGAGACCTGCTGGAGATCGAACGGCTGGGCCGCCGAGCGCCGCGCGCCCACCCCGGGCTCCAGGTCACCGTCGTGCGCCCGACCGTGCTCGTCGGCGGCACCGACACCGCGCTGACCCGCTACTTCGAGTCGCCCCGGCTGCTCGTCGTGGCCGGTTCCCGGCCCGCCTGGCAGTTCTGCCACGTCGACGACCTGGTCACGGCGCTGGAGTACGCGGCACTGGAGAAGATCGACGGGGAGTTCGCGGTCGGCTGCGACGGCTGGCTCGAACAGGCCGAGGTCGAGGAGCTGAGCGGGGTGCGCCGGATGGAGCTGCCCTCCGCCGTCGCGCTCGGTGCCGCCGCCCGGCTGCACCGGATCGGCCTCACCCCCTCGCCCGCGGGCGACCTGGCGTACACGATGCACCCCTGGGTGGTCAGCGTGAGCCGGCTGCACGACGCGGGATGGCGCCCGAGCTGGACCAACGAGGAGGTGCTCGCCGCGCTCCTGGAGGAGGTGGAGGGGCGCCACACCGTCGCCGGCCGCAGGCTCGGCCGCAAGGACGCCACCGCGGCCGGAGCCGCCGGCGCGACCGTCGCCCTCCTGGGCACCGCGGCCCTGGTCCGCCGCGCCCGCAAGGCCCGCCGCCGCATCTGA
- a CDS encoding TerD family protein translates to MAREFQRGHKAKISDLTPGTDLYVGVQIAGPGLTFDISCFGLDANEQLSDDRYFIFFNQPKSPEESIQLLGAQAGDTESFRVTLDRIPASIHRLSFTATVDGAGQMSQVGPGYIRIVAGGEEVVRYAFTGSEFSTERAVMLGDFYRKDVWRFAAVGQGFDGGLEALLKNFGGEVAEEEPAAPQPQAAAPSFAPPAQASPAPSFGAPAAPQAPQAPQPAPSFGAPPAPAPPPMPAAQQQMHAAPTIVAPLAPPPGGTVPPPPPPPPAPYGQQPGQQFGQPPQPPQFGQVPGQAPPPYGQPAPAPFGQQPPGMPPGGQQGVPQAGAGLLAALQPYKETATGQRWTSQNSQLMRVDLTMSGGAGVLARQGSMVMYQGKVDFSYKGAGFAGRMVGNATGQEMQLMRCTGRGQVFLAEDGTHLHSIELQGDGICVSAENVLAFDESLQYEVRRIEGHGIPGGALFTMQFQGTGTIVVKTHGTPVVLPVTPTTFADCNAVVAWSSASQVIVSSQVRLRRNAYPGHSGESVNLQFRGAPGNFIVVQPYEV, encoded by the coding sequence ATGGCCAGGGAATTCCAACGCGGCCACAAGGCCAAGATCAGCGATCTCACGCCGGGGACGGACCTGTACGTAGGTGTGCAGATCGCCGGCCCGGGACTGACCTTTGACATCAGCTGCTTCGGGCTCGATGCCAATGAGCAGCTCTCCGACGACCGTTATTTCATCTTCTTCAATCAGCCGAAATCCCCTGAGGAGTCCATTCAGCTCCTCGGTGCCCAGGCCGGTGACACCGAGTCCTTCCGCGTGACCCTGGACCGTATTCCGGCGAGCATCCACAGGCTGTCGTTCACCGCGACGGTGGACGGCGCCGGGCAGATGTCGCAGGTCGGCCCCGGCTACATCCGGATCGTCGCGGGCGGCGAGGAAGTCGTCAGGTACGCGTTCACCGGCTCGGAGTTCAGCACCGAGCGCGCGGTCATGCTGGGCGATTTCTACCGCAAGGACGTCTGGCGGTTCGCCGCCGTCGGCCAGGGCTTCGACGGCGGACTCGAAGCGCTGCTGAAGAACTTCGGCGGAGAGGTCGCCGAGGAGGAACCGGCCGCCCCGCAGCCGCAGGCCGCAGCACCGTCCTTCGCCCCGCCCGCCCAGGCGTCCCCGGCTCCGTCGTTCGGCGCCCCGGCCGCACCGCAGGCCCCTCAGGCGCCCCAGCCCGCACCGTCCTTCGGAGCGCCGCCCGCCCCCGCCCCGCCGCCGATGCCCGCCGCGCAGCAGCAGATGCACGCCGCGCCGACGATCGTCGCCCCCCTGGCCCCGCCGCCCGGCGGCACGGTACCCCCGCCGCCGCCACCCCCACCCGCCCCGTACGGGCAGCAGCCGGGACAGCAGTTCGGGCAGCCGCCCCAGCCGCCGCAGTTCGGACAGGTCCCCGGACAGGCTCCTCCGCCGTACGGACAGCCGGCCCCCGCCCCGTTCGGACAGCAGCCTCCCGGGATGCCGCCGGGCGGGCAGCAGGGCGTTCCGCAGGCCGGTGCCGGGCTGCTGGCCGCGCTCCAGCCGTACAAGGAGACCGCCACCGGTCAGCGCTGGACCTCGCAGAACAGCCAGCTCATGCGGGTCGACCTCACCATGAGCGGCGGTGCCGGAGTGCTGGCCCGGCAGGGCAGCATGGTGATGTACCAGGGCAAGGTCGACTTCAGCTACAAGGGCGCGGGTTTCGCCGGCCGCATGGTCGGGAACGCCACCGGCCAGGAAATGCAGCTGATGCGCTGTACCGGCCGCGGACAGGTCTTCCTCGCCGAGGACGGCACCCATCTGCATTCCATCGAGCTCCAGGGCGACGGCATCTGCGTCTCCGCCGAGAACGTCCTCGCCTTCGACGAGTCGCTCCAGTACGAGGTCCGCAGGATCGAGGGCCACGGCATCCCCGGCGGCGCCCTGTTCACCATGCAGTTCCAGGGCACCGGCACCATCGTCGTCAAGACTCACGGCACCCCCGTGGTCCTGCCGGTCACCCCGACCACCTTCGCCGACTGCAACGCCGTGGTGGCGTGGTCGTCCGCGTCCCAGGTGATCGTCTCCAGCCAGGTCCGGCTGCGCCGCAACGCGTATCCCGGTCACAGCGGGGAGTCCGTGAACCTCCAGTTCCGGGGCGCCCCCGGCAACTTCATCGTCGTCCAGCCCTACGAGGTCTGA
- a CDS encoding molybdenum cofactor biosynthesis protein MoaE, which translates to MALTYDHPGEQTALDPIRLLDIRDTPLSVDEVFGAVGDAAAGGTALFVGTVRNHDGGQDVDALGYSCHPSAGEELRRVAEKVVADYPVRALAAVHRVGDLRVGDLAVVVAVSCPHRAEAFAACRKLIDDLKHEVPIWKHQRFSDGTEEWVGAC; encoded by the coding sequence ATGGCACTCACGTACGACCATCCGGGCGAGCAGACGGCACTGGACCCGATCCGGCTGCTGGACATCCGCGACACGCCGCTGTCGGTGGACGAGGTCTTCGGGGCGGTCGGCGACGCCGCCGCGGGGGGCACCGCGCTCTTCGTCGGCACCGTGCGCAACCACGACGGCGGCCAGGACGTCGACGCCCTCGGCTACTCGTGCCACCCCTCGGCCGGTGAGGAGCTGCGCCGGGTGGCGGAGAAGGTCGTCGCGGACTACCCCGTGCGGGCCCTGGCGGCGGTCCACCGAGTGGGTGACCTGCGAGTGGGTGATCTCGCGGTGGTCGTGGCGGTCTCCTGCCCCCATCGCGCGGAGGCCTTCGCGGCCTGCCGCAAGCTCATCGACGACCTCAAGCACGAGGTTCCGATCTGGAAGCACCAGCGCTTCTCGGATGGCACGGAGGAGTGGGTCGGAGCCTGCTGA
- a CDS encoding ThiF family adenylyltransferase, with protein MHPMLKPALRRAWRGRDTVQFGVTPAHAVKVGPMDIATGCFMELLDGTRGMPLLREEARAMDLSERHVDALVMRLMDAGLLDDVRAGGPEADALRKRPDVLERHRPDLASLSVVHPEPGAAMRRLAARRSTRVQVRGAGRVGAAVAAVLSGAGVGRVEVLDGGCAEPGDVSPGGLPASAVGERRDMAARQLVRRSAPGPAPRAPGAAGTGPAGREPGLSLIVVAPRDGLSGYVPDPGTAEPWISSGTPHLYAGVMEATGFVGPLVLPGGTACAGCLHLNQRDRDPQWPRMLAQWQSGRRGAVQACDLGLATAVAGLAAAHALAFLDGELPASTGSRWEAALPLLDWRSERIGAHLDCSCGAAGHTEGVRASGAGRAHDTMAG; from the coding sequence GTGCATCCGATGTTGAAGCCCGCACTGCGCCGCGCATGGCGCGGCCGCGACACCGTGCAATTCGGAGTGACACCCGCCCACGCGGTGAAGGTGGGCCCGATGGATATCGCGACGGGCTGTTTCATGGAACTGCTCGACGGGACCCGGGGCATGCCTCTGCTGCGCGAGGAAGCGAGGGCGATGGACCTGAGCGAGCGCCATGTGGACGCGCTGGTCATGCGATTGATGGACGCCGGTCTGCTCGATGACGTACGGGCGGGCGGCCCGGAGGCCGACGCCCTGCGGAAGCGGCCGGATGTCCTGGAGCGCCACCGCCCCGATCTGGCGTCGCTCTCCGTCGTGCATCCCGAGCCCGGGGCGGCGATGCGCCGGCTGGCGGCCCGCCGCTCGACGCGCGTGCAGGTACGGGGCGCGGGGCGGGTCGGCGCGGCCGTCGCCGCGGTGCTCTCCGGGGCCGGTGTGGGGCGGGTCGAGGTGCTGGACGGCGGATGTGCGGAGCCCGGTGACGTGTCCCCGGGCGGGCTGCCCGCCTCCGCCGTGGGCGAGCGCCGGGACATGGCGGCCCGCCAGCTGGTACGCCGCTCCGCCCCCGGCCCGGCTCCGCGAGCACCCGGGGCGGCGGGTACCGGCCCGGCCGGCCGGGAGCCGGGCCTGTCGCTGATCGTGGTCGCCCCGCGCGACGGTCTGTCCGGGTACGTCCCCGATCCGGGTACGGCCGAGCCGTGGATCTCGTCGGGTACGCCCCATCTGTACGCCGGGGTGATGGAGGCCACCGGGTTCGTCGGGCCGCTGGTCCTGCCCGGCGGCACCGCCTGTGCCGGCTGCCTGCATCTGAACCAGCGGGACCGGGACCCCCAGTGGCCGCGCATGCTGGCGCAGTGGCAGTCCGGGCGTCGCGGTGCCGTGCAGGCGTGCGACCTGGGGCTGGCGACGGCGGTCGCGGGCCTCGCGGCGGCCCACGCGCTGGCCTTCCTCGACGGTGAGCTGCCGGCGAGCACCGGGTCCCGGTGGGAGGCGGCGCTGCCGCTGTTGGACTGGAGGTCGGAACGGATCGGGGCCCACCTCGACTGTTCCTGTGGGGCCGCCGGTCACACTGAAGGGGTCCGCGCCTCCGGAGCCGGCAGGGCGCACGACACAATGGCCGGGTAA
- a CDS encoding M48 metallopeptidase family protein, translated as MPADPSPGPAGEPAAPAAGTHRRSSADPARRASATSAVEVRRSARRSRTVSAYREGDRTIVLIPARMSEAEEQRWVNVMLDKLAAQEKKRIIGDTELAERAERLSAQYFQGRARPVSVRWVTNQNTRWGSCTPAEGSIRLSHRLQGMPEYVVDYVLVHELAHLLVPGHGPRFWRLLDAYPRTERARGYLEGVVAADRLPHLPAARGE; from the coding sequence GTGCCCGCCGACCCGTCGCCCGGCCCCGCCGGGGAGCCTGCCGCGCCCGCAGCCGGAACCCACCGGCGAAGCTCGGCGGACCCTGCCCGCCGAGCCTCGGCGACGAGCGCCGTCGAGGTCCGCAGGAGCGCCCGTCGCAGCAGGACGGTCTCCGCGTACCGAGAGGGCGACCGCACCATTGTGCTGATTCCGGCCCGGATGTCCGAGGCCGAGGAGCAGCGCTGGGTGAACGTGATGCTCGACAAGCTGGCCGCCCAGGAGAAGAAGCGGATCATCGGCGACACCGAGCTCGCCGAACGCGCGGAGCGCTTGTCCGCCCAGTATTTCCAGGGCCGGGCCAGGCCCGTATCGGTGCGGTGGGTGACCAACCAGAACACCCGGTGGGGCTCCTGCACCCCGGCCGAGGGCAGTATCCGGCTGTCGCACCGGTTGCAGGGCATGCCGGAGTACGTCGTGGACTATGTGCTCGTCCACGAGCTGGCGCACCTCCTGGTGCCTGGGCACGGCCCCCGGTTCTGGCGGCTGCTGGACGCCTATCCGCGCACCGAACGGGCGCGCGGCTATCTGGAAGGGGTGGTGGCGGCCGACCGGCTGCCGCACCTGCCGGCCGCGCGCGGCGAGTGA
- a CDS encoding ABC1 kinase family protein — translation MSDLPRKAVTRTAKLAALPLGFAGRATWGLGKRIGGRSAELVAREVQQRTADQLFKVLGELKGGAMKLGQALSVFESALPEEVAGPYRAALTKLQEAAPPLPSATVHAVLAERLGEDWRELFLTFDDKPSAAASIGQVHRAVWHDGRDVAVKVQYPGAGEALLSDLTQLSRFARLLGPLIPGMDIKPLITELRDRVSEELDYEQEARSQQEHALEFADDPDVVVPGVVHQCAQVLVTEWIDGIPLAEVIAEGTAGQRDRAGQLLARFLFSGPARTGLLHADPHPGNFRLLPPVSPATTETGGTEETGGTGETEGAEAAQATEVAQAAGQTGQGADDAGQWRLGVLDFGTVDRLPGGLPQTIGDSLRLTLRGDADAVYEVLRAEGFVKDSIDLDPDAVLDYLLPIIEPAEVESFTFSRSWMRHQAARIADPRSPAHQLGKQLNLPPSYLLIHRVTLSTIGVLCQLGATVRLRDELESWLPGFLPPEETGRPEQEEGVVAEQQLGDEPVAGAAETVDAG, via the coding sequence ATGTCTGATCTTCCCCGGAAGGCGGTCACCCGAACCGCCAAGCTGGCCGCGCTGCCCTTGGGATTCGCCGGCCGCGCCACGTGGGGCCTGGGCAAGCGCATCGGGGGCAGGTCCGCGGAGCTGGTGGCCCGCGAGGTGCAGCAGCGCACGGCCGACCAGCTCTTCAAGGTGCTCGGCGAGCTGAAGGGCGGGGCGATGAAGCTCGGCCAGGCCCTGTCGGTCTTCGAGTCCGCGCTGCCTGAGGAGGTGGCCGGCCCCTACCGCGCGGCCCTCACCAAACTCCAGGAGGCCGCCCCGCCCCTGCCGAGCGCCACGGTGCACGCGGTGCTGGCGGAACGGCTGGGTGAGGACTGGCGGGAGCTGTTCCTGACGTTCGACGACAAGCCGTCGGCCGCCGCCTCCATCGGGCAGGTACACCGGGCCGTGTGGCACGACGGCCGGGACGTGGCGGTGAAGGTGCAGTATCCGGGCGCGGGCGAGGCCCTCCTCTCGGACCTCACCCAGCTCAGCCGGTTCGCGCGGCTGCTCGGGCCGCTGATCCCCGGCATGGACATCAAGCCGCTCATCACGGAGCTGCGCGACCGGGTGTCGGAGGAGCTGGACTACGAGCAGGAGGCGCGGTCCCAGCAGGAGCATGCGCTGGAGTTCGCGGACGACCCCGATGTGGTGGTCCCCGGGGTGGTCCACCAGTGCGCCCAGGTGCTGGTCACCGAGTGGATCGACGGAATCCCGCTGGCCGAGGTGATCGCCGAGGGAACGGCCGGGCAGCGCGACCGGGCCGGGCAGCTGCTGGCCAGGTTCCTCTTCTCGGGCCCCGCGCGCACGGGCCTCCTGCACGCCGATCCGCACCCGGGCAACTTCCGGCTGCTGCCGCCCGTCTCACCCGCCACCACGGAGACGGGCGGGACCGAGGAGACCGGCGGGACCGGCGAGACCGAGGGAGCCGAGGCGGCCCAGGCGACCGAGGTAGCCCAGGCGGCAGGGCAGACCGGGCAGGGGGCCGACGACGCGGGTCAATGGCGGCTCGGGGTCCTCGACTTCGGGACGGTGGACCGGCTTCCGGGCGGGCTTCCGCAGACCATCGGGGACTCGTTGCGGCTGACGCTGCGGGGAGACGCGGACGCGGTGTACGAGGTGCTGCGGGCGGAGGGGTTCGTCAAGGACTCGATCGACCTCGATCCGGACGCGGTGCTCGATTATCTCCTGCCGATCATCGAGCCGGCCGAGGTGGAGAGCTTCACCTTCAGCCGGAGCTGGATGCGCCACCAGGCCGCCCGGATAGCCGATCCGCGCTCCCCCGCCCACCAGTTGGGCAAGCAGCTGAACCTGCCGCCCTCCTACCTGCTGATACACCGGGTGACGCTGAGCACGATCGGAGTGCTGTGCCAGCTCGGCGCCACGGTCCGGCTCCGCGACGAACTGGAGTCCTGGCTCCCGGGCTTCCTCCCGCCCGAGGAGACGGGCCGGCCCGAGCAGGAAGAAGGCGTCGTGGCAGAGCAGCAGTTGGGCGACGAGCCCGTGGCCGGGGCCGCTGAGACGGTGGATGCCGGGTAG
- a CDS encoding zinc-dependent metalloprotease: protein MSDTPFGFGLPPEEPDDGDKGKKNDPTGGGQGSGGPANPLGFGPGAGGDNPFAAMFGSMNPNDLGAAFQQLGQMLSYEGGPVNWDMAKQIARQTVSQGTPDGSKDASVGPAERASVDEALRLADLWLDGATSLPSGSVSSVAWSRAEWVEATLPAWQQLVDPVAERVGLAMGDVLPEEMQAMAGPLIGMMRSMGGAMFGQQIGQAVGVLAGEVVGSTDIGLPLGPAGRAALLPLNIERFGKDLSVPQDEVRLYLALREAAHQRLFAHVPWLRSHLFGAVEGYARGIKVDTSKLEDVVGQFDPSQPEQLQEALQQGMFQPEETPEQKAALARLETALALVEGWVDAVVHAAAKSRLTSADALRETMRRRRASGGPAEQTFATLIGLQLRPRRLRDASRLWASLTDARGLDGRDALWEHPDMLPTAHDLDDPDGFVHHEQLDFSELDKMLGEAANGPRKPAPGADAQDKQDKQDKQDTAADGDNSSDGKDDTDK, encoded by the coding sequence GTGAGTGACACCCCATTCGGATTCGGCCTTCCGCCGGAGGAGCCGGACGACGGCGACAAGGGCAAGAAGAACGACCCCACCGGAGGTGGGCAGGGTTCGGGCGGTCCGGCGAACCCGCTCGGCTTCGGTCCGGGCGCGGGCGGTGACAACCCCTTCGCCGCCATGTTCGGCTCCATGAACCCGAACGATCTGGGCGCGGCGTTCCAGCAGCTCGGGCAGATGCTGAGCTACGAGGGCGGTCCCGTGAACTGGGACATGGCCAAGCAGATCGCCCGCCAGACGGTGTCGCAGGGCACGCCGGACGGTTCCAAGGACGCGAGTGTGGGCCCCGCCGAGCGCGCCTCGGTCGATGAGGCGCTGCGTCTGGCCGACCTCTGGCTGGACGGGGCGACGTCGCTGCCCTCCGGTTCCGTCTCCAGCGTGGCGTGGAGCCGCGCGGAGTGGGTGGAGGCGACGCTTCCGGCCTGGCAGCAGCTGGTCGACCCGGTCGCCGAGCGGGTGGGCCTCGCCATGGGCGATGTGCTGCCCGAGGAGATGCAGGCGATGGCGGGCCCGCTGATCGGCATGATGCGGTCGATGGGCGGCGCGATGTTCGGCCAGCAGATCGGGCAGGCCGTCGGCGTGCTGGCGGGCGAGGTGGTCGGTTCGACCGACATCGGGCTGCCGCTCGGCCCGGCCGGCCGCGCCGCGCTCCTCCCGCTGAACATCGAGCGGTTCGGCAAGGACCTGAGCGTCCCGCAGGACGAGGTGCGGCTGTACCTGGCGCTGCGCGAGGCCGCCCACCAGCGGCTCTTCGCCCATGTGCCGTGGCTGCGCTCGCATCTGTTCGGTGCCGTCGAGGGCTACGCGCGCGGGATCAAGGTGGACACCAGCAAGCTGGAGGACGTGGTCGGCCAGTTCGACCCGTCGCAGCCCGAGCAGTTGCAGGAGGCGCTCCAGCAGGGGATGTTCCAGCCGGAGGAGACCCCGGAGCAGAAGGCGGCCCTGGCCCGGCTGGAGACCGCCCTGGCCCTTGTGGAGGGCTGGGTGGACGCGGTGGTGCACGCAGCCGCGAAGTCCCGTCTGACCTCCGCCGACGCGCTGCGCGAGACGATGCGCAGGCGGCGCGCTTCCGGTGGCCCCGCCGAGCAGACGTTCGCCACGCTCATCGGCCTCCAGCTGCGGCCGCGGCGGCTGCGTGACGCCTCGCGGCTGTGGGCCTCGCTCACGGACGCGCGCGGTCTCGACGGGCGCGACGCGCTGTGGGAGCACCCGGACATGCTCCCGACGGCGCACGACCTGGACGACCCGGACGGTTTCGTCCACCACGAGCAGCTGGACTTCTCGGAGCTGGACAAGATGCTCGGCGAGGCGGCGAACGGGCCGCGGAAGCCCGCGCCCGGGGCGGATGCCCAGGACAAGCAGGACAAGCAGGACAAGCAAGACACCGCTGCCGACGGCGACAACAGCAGCGACGGCAAGGACGACACCGACAAGTGA
- a CDS encoding AIM24 family protein, with product MQSPLFNYTEQQSQDRYTIQNPQLLRVSLTGHDDVLARKGAMVAYQGLMEFDGEYQSNEQRRARAHTGEGLDLMRCSGQGTVYFANLAQYIHVVDVDHDGLTVDSAYVLALDSSLHAEVIAVDSQYGISGTGKYQLNISGTGKVALMTSGQPLMMQVTPDKYVSADADAIVAWSSSLRVQMQAQTHSSGVFRRRGNTGEGWELSFLGQGFALVQPSELLPPQNAQIGQGLAAQFGVGQHGAHGQNQNNSWN from the coding sequence ATGCAGAGTCCGCTTTTCAACTACACGGAACAGCAGTCCCAGGACCGCTACACGATCCAGAACCCGCAGCTCCTGCGCGTCTCGCTGACCGGCCACGACGACGTCCTCGCCCGCAAGGGCGCCATGGTCGCCTACCAGGGGCTGATGGAGTTCGACGGCGAATACCAGTCGAACGAGCAGCGCCGCGCCCGCGCCCACACCGGCGAGGGCCTGGACCTGATGCGCTGCTCAGGACAGGGCACCGTCTACTTCGCCAACCTGGCGCAGTACATCCACGTGGTGGACGTCGACCACGACGGCCTGACGGTCGACAGCGCCTATGTCCTGGCGCTCGACTCCTCGCTGCACGCCGAGGTCATCGCCGTGGACAGCCAGTACGGAATCTCGGGCACCGGCAAGTACCAGCTCAACATCTCCGGCACCGGCAAGGTCGCGCTGATGACCTCCGGCCAGCCGCTGATGATGCAGGTCACGCCCGACAAGTACGTCAGCGCCGACGCCGACGCGATCGTCGCCTGGTCCAGCTCCCTGCGGGTGCAGATGCAGGCCCAGACGCATTCCTCGGGTGTCTTCCGCCGCCGCGGCAACACCGGGGAGGGCTGGGAGCTCAGCTTCCTCGGACAGGGCTTCGCCCTGGTGCAGCCGAGCGAGCTGCTTCCGCCGCAGAACGCCCAGATCGGACAGGGCCTCGCCGCCCAGTTCGGTGTGGGCCAGCACGGCGCGCACGGCCAGAACCAGAACAACTCCTGGAACTGA
- a CDS encoding NUDIX hydrolase gives MSLHDEAVLVLKGYETGGDAAQEELRDTYLAHLALHPDAMWKACDAGHLTASALVVDPERGRVLLTLHRKLRMWLQMGGHCEPGDATPAAAALREATEESGIPGLTLLPGGPVVLDRHPIPGPCHWHLDVQYAALAPSGSTERISEESLDLRWFPYDEVARVADASVVRLMERTLAALDGGR, from the coding sequence GTGAGCCTGCACGACGAAGCCGTCCTCGTACTGAAGGGTTACGAAACCGGGGGCGACGCGGCCCAGGAAGAGTTGCGCGACACCTATCTGGCGCACCTGGCGCTCCATCCGGACGCCATGTGGAAGGCCTGCGATGCAGGGCATCTCACGGCCAGTGCCCTGGTCGTCGACCCCGAGCGCGGCCGGGTGCTGCTCACGCTGCACCGGAAGCTGCGGATGTGGCTGCAGATGGGCGGCCACTGCGAGCCGGGGGACGCCACGCCGGCCGCGGCGGCGCTGCGCGAGGCGACGGAGGAGTCCGGCATCCCCGGGCTGACTCTGCTGCCGGGCGGGCCGGTGGTCCTGGACCGCCATCCGATCCCCGGCCCGTGCCACTGGCATCTGGACGTCCAGTACGCGGCGCTGGCGCCCTCGGGCTCCACGGAGCGGATCAGCGAGGAGTCCCTCGACCTGCGCTGGTTCCCCTACGACGAGGTGGCGCGGGTCGCCGACGCCTCGGTGGTCCGGCTGATGGAGCGGACCCTCGCGGCGCTCGACGGCGGCCGGTAG
- a CDS encoding AIM24 family protein, whose translation MNQQLAGYVPTPVTARMENHGHSMLKVAMATGQDLYARTGSMVAYEGFIQYEPNPPAVRQIASQWITGEGAPLMKCTGDGLLYLADYGADVVVINLNNDSLSVNGTNVLAFDGHLTWGVERVKGLAKFAGQGLWNVCISGTGWVAITSRGTPIVVDCGRGEDETYVDPDALVAWSPNLRVKGKRSFKASSLIGRGSGEAFQMAFSGQGIVVVQPSEDSTDRLRIRN comes from the coding sequence ATGAACCAGCAACTCGCGGGCTACGTCCCGACCCCTGTCACGGCCCGGATGGAGAACCACGGCCATTCCATGCTGAAGGTCGCGATGGCGACCGGCCAGGACCTCTACGCGCGCACCGGTTCGATGGTGGCGTACGAGGGCTTCATCCAGTACGAGCCCAACCCGCCCGCCGTCCGCCAGATCGCCTCGCAGTGGATCACCGGCGAGGGCGCGCCCCTGATGAAGTGCACCGGGGACGGGCTGCTCTACCTCGCCGACTACGGCGCCGATGTCGTCGTCATCAACCTCAACAACGACTCCCTCTCGGTCAACGGCACCAACGTCCTCGCCTTCGACGGCCATCTCACCTGGGGCGTCGAGCGGGTCAAGGGGCTCGCCAAGTTCGCCGGCCAGGGGCTGTGGAACGTCTGCATCTCGGGCACCGGCTGGGTCGCGATCACCTCGCGCGGCACGCCGATCGTCGTCGACTGCGGACGCGGCGAGGACGAGACGTACGTGGACCCCGACGCCCTCGTGGCCTGGTCCCCGAACCTCAGGGTGAAGGGCAAGCGGAGCTTCAAGGCATCGTCGCTCATCGGGCGGGGCAGCGGCGAGGCGTTCCAGATGGCCTTCTCCGGCCAGGGGATCGTCGTCGTCCAGCCGAGCGAGGACAGTACCGACCGGCTGCGGATCCGGAACTGA